A section of the Bacillota bacterium genome encodes:
- a CDS encoding DUF1292 domain-containing protein, with the protein MPEIDDVVTLVYEDGEEETFAVEDVMEFEGNTYVVLVPADADSEAREDEEVEACIFRVETDEDGEEVLVDLDDDEYEKVTGALCADLEEACDEGEDEDEFEEEDEDDSDLDEDEDDALDSEDDENEDEDRD; encoded by the coding sequence GTGCCAGAGATCGACGATGTCGTAACCCTTGTATACGAGGATGGCGAGGAAGAGACCTTCGCAGTGGAAGACGTCATGGAGTTTGAGGGGAATACCTACGTAGTTCTGGTGCCCGCGGACGCGGACAGCGAGGCGCGGGAGGACGAAGAGGTCGAGGCGTGCATCTTCCGTGTCGAGACGGATGAGGACGGCGAGGAGGTCCTGGTCGATCTGGACGACGACGAATACGAGAAAGTGACGGGAGCCCTCTGCGCGGACTTGGAGGAAGCCTGCGACGAGGGTGAGGACGAGGACGAATTCGAAGAGGAAGACGAGGATGACTCGGACCTGGACGAAGACGAAGATGACGCCTTGGATTCTGAGGACGACGAGAACGAGGACGAAGACAGGGACTGA
- a CDS encoding baseplate J/gp47 family protein, producing the protein MPTQVGLGRGFASVVGLTALSVFATLYMLWPRATVAISAPESEVRREFEIRASMAATEIDVEGACVPARVVQASFTVSATVPASGLVRSGATKARGVVVFINDAPRPVSVPRDTVVATAAGVRFRTLADIVVPASVVRHYMGVTVDADPGMAKTSVEAKEPGMHGNVAAGRITVVVDGAKPHLKVMNPEPTVGGEDAVTPAVSALDLMTARKRLAAEAAKTAVSRLVEGAPAGFRVLGETLVTELGEPVFSQAPLTPSTQLRASCRTHAKALAVREEDVLRVARGLFCLGLDDGKARVVSPEVEVRLGKVKRVDDETAVIRAAARALVAEGVDVDKLAMELAGMSISEAESLLSERHGEAGFSIQPAGGVAGRLPRFPLWIRVVVRRPEAKSL; encoded by the coding sequence TTGCCGACGCAGGTGGGGCTGGGGAGAGGTTTTGCCTCGGTCGTCGGCCTGACCGCCTTGTCCGTCTTTGCGACGCTGTATATGCTTTGGCCGAGAGCAACCGTGGCGATCTCCGCACCTGAATCGGAGGTGCGCCGCGAGTTCGAGATAAGGGCGTCGATGGCCGCAACCGAGATCGACGTTGAGGGCGCTTGTGTGCCGGCCCGTGTCGTACAGGCCTCTTTCACGGTATCAGCAACGGTGCCTGCTTCAGGATTGGTCCGATCGGGAGCAACGAAAGCGCGCGGGGTCGTGGTTTTCATCAACGATGCGCCGAGGCCCGTGAGCGTTCCTCGGGACACCGTGGTGGCCACAGCGGCGGGCGTGAGGTTCCGCACTCTGGCCGACATAGTCGTTCCTGCGTCCGTCGTGAGGCATTACATGGGCGTGACCGTTGACGCTGATCCTGGGATGGCGAAGACGAGCGTGGAGGCGAAGGAGCCTGGGATGCACGGGAACGTAGCGGCGGGGCGCATCACGGTGGTGGTGGACGGGGCAAAGCCCCACCTCAAAGTGATGAATCCTGAGCCAACTGTGGGTGGCGAGGATGCGGTGACACCGGCGGTGTCCGCGCTCGACCTCATGACTGCCAGGAAGAGGCTCGCGGCGGAAGCTGCCAAGACAGCCGTCTCGAGGCTTGTCGAAGGAGCGCCGGCGGGCTTTCGAGTTCTTGGGGAGACGCTCGTCACGGAACTGGGGGAGCCGGTTTTCAGCCAGGCTCCTCTTACTCCGTCCACGCAGCTTCGCGCGTCTTGCCGGACCCACGCCAAAGCGCTTGCCGTGAGAGAAGAGGACGTGTTGAGGGTGGCGAGAGGTCTATTCTGTTTGGGGCTCGATGATGGCAAGGCTCGTGTGGTCTCGCCTGAAGTGGAGGTGAGGCTGGGTAAGGTGAAGAGGGTAGATGACGAGACCGCTGTCATCCGAGCCGCCGCTCGCGCGCTTGTCGCCGAAGGCGTCGATGTAGACAAGTTAGCGATGGAGCTCGCGGGTATGAGCATCAGTGAGGCCGAGTCCTTGCTTTCGGAGCGGCATGGGGAAGCCGGGTTCTCAATACAGCCCGCTGGGGGCGTCGCAGGACGCTTACCACGCTTCCCCTTGTGGATACGGGTGGTCGTGCGCCGGCCGGAGGCGAAGAGCCTCTAG
- the mltG gene encoding endolytic transglycosylase MltG: MRGGIRGGQGKPGGWFAPLGRRNADAAGRTRKHQAAGTEVRTTDDGAEDAVVAGASCAVPGTGPGTRAKPGVRAWYAAATVMALAVLCLTWAAFLVLPFGSGKMVTVRVERGLTSSDIAKLLAREGLIRSEFAFRAAARLSGVQDGLKAGTYSLSSRMGTLGILEALAEGRVERVRFTIPEGYRLTEIASLLQRKSLVSRARFLALATGQVEGFRVDAGSMELSGNLEGYLFPDTYEVELGVPEEAIIAAMVCRFAEVVLPEYATDDAAEAARGLGLHGVLTIASMVEREARLPEDRPVVAAVFYNRLRRHMPLQSCATVQYALGTWKERLTFDDLKVDSPYNTYIVPGLPPGPISSPGLSSIRAALHPADVEYLYFAADDNGGHVFSRTFREHQRALSLLRQRAAD, encoded by the coding sequence GTGAGAGGCGGCATCCGAGGAGGGCAAGGCAAGCCGGGAGGCTGGTTCGCTCCTCTCGGTAGGAGGAACGCCGACGCGGCGGGGAGGACGAGGAAGCACCAAGCGGCCGGTACTGAGGTCCGAACGACGGACGATGGCGCTGAGGACGCCGTCGTCGCCGGCGCATCATGCGCCGTTCCCGGGACCGGCCCCGGGACTCGGGCGAAACCCGGGGTGCGAGCGTGGTATGCGGCGGCGACGGTGATGGCCCTCGCCGTGCTTTGCCTTACGTGGGCCGCTTTTCTTGTCCTTCCTTTCGGTTCAGGGAAGATGGTGACTGTACGGGTCGAGAGAGGGCTGACGTCTTCAGACATCGCGAAGCTGCTCGCAAGGGAAGGGCTGATCCGATCGGAATTCGCGTTTCGGGCCGCTGCGCGGCTCTCCGGTGTCCAGGATGGGCTCAAAGCGGGGACTTACAGTCTGAGCTCGAGGATGGGGACCTTAGGGATCCTGGAGGCCCTTGCGGAAGGCCGCGTGGAGCGAGTGAGGTTCACGATCCCCGAAGGGTATCGCCTCACTGAGATTGCGAGCTTGCTCCAAAGGAAGTCGCTCGTCTCGCGGGCGAGGTTCCTTGCCCTCGCCACGGGTCAAGTGGAAGGCTTCCGGGTGGATGCCGGCAGCATGGAGCTATCTGGGAACCTGGAAGGCTATCTCTTCCCTGACACTTACGAGGTCGAGCTTGGAGTCCCCGAGGAGGCCATCATCGCGGCCATGGTATGTCGTTTCGCCGAGGTGGTGCTTCCGGAGTACGCCACGGACGACGCGGCCGAGGCCGCGAGGGGTCTCGGCCTCCATGGGGTGCTGACCATAGCCTCCATGGTAGAGAGGGAAGCTCGACTCCCCGAGGACAGGCCTGTCGTGGCTGCGGTGTTCTATAACAGACTGCGAAGGCACATGCCACTCCAATCGTGCGCCACGGTTCAGTATGCCCTGGGGACGTGGAAGGAGCGCCTCACCTTCGATGATCTCAAGGTGGACTCGCCGTACAACACTTACATAGTGCCTGGCTTGCCTCCCGGCCCCATATCGTCGCCGGGTCTGTCGTCGATTCGTGCGGCCCTTCACCCCGCAGACGTGGAGTACCTCTATTTCGCCGCAGACGACAACGGCGGACATGTCTTCAGCCGCACCTTCCGCGAGCATCAGCGGGCCCTCAGCCTTCTCAGGCAACGGGCGGCAGACTGA
- a CDS encoding IreB family regulatory phosphoprotein: protein MKGPFDETQTFRVVPEDVVSARALLLEVYQALKEKGYNPTNQIVGYLMSGDPTYITSHKGARNLVRKLERDEIIEELVRYYLEGR from the coding sequence ATGAAGGGGCCCTTTGATGAGACTCAGACGTTTCGGGTCGTTCCTGAGGACGTGGTGAGCGCCAGAGCGCTGCTGCTCGAGGTTTACCAGGCTTTGAAGGAGAAGGGGTACAACCCTACGAATCAGATCGTCGGGTATCTGATGTCGGGGGACCCCACTTACATAACGAGCCACAAAGGCGCCCGAAACCTCGTGCGGAAGCTGGAGCGGGACGAGATCATCGAGGAACTCGTCAGGTACTATCTCGAAGGAAGATAG
- a CDS encoding GntR family transcriptional regulator: protein MDERIVSTSLVEQIRGILREDIVSLRLLPGARLAVDSLAERFGVSRTPVRDALNALVEEGLVMLAPRVGYYVVELSAQDVEEIADIREMIELYALRRAMRVMRPQDIELLLEETRAVRSLRGEERRRMFEQLDRKFHTEMIGAANNKRLRDLSARILALVDLMRNLNARVDEALDEHIAILEAMRKGDVSVAQRLLQEHLEGVRRAIISEMSRAKGEDPARSVASLG, encoded by the coding sequence ATGGACGAACGCATAGTCAGTACCAGCCTTGTTGAGCAAATACGGGGCATCCTTCGAGAGGACATTGTTTCCCTGCGGCTCCTTCCCGGCGCCCGTCTTGCCGTGGACTCCCTGGCGGAACGATTCGGCGTGAGCCGCACGCCGGTCAGGGACGCCCTCAACGCCCTCGTCGAGGAGGGCTTGGTGATGCTCGCTCCGCGCGTTGGGTACTACGTGGTGGAACTGTCAGCTCAGGACGTGGAGGAGATCGCGGACATCCGGGAGATGATCGAGCTATACGCCCTCCGGCGCGCGATGAGAGTGATGCGACCCCAAGACATCGAACTGCTTCTGGAAGAGACCCGGGCCGTCCGGTCCCTGCGCGGCGAAGAGCGGCGCAGGATGTTCGAGCAGCTGGATCGGAAGTTCCACACGGAGATGATCGGTGCGGCGAACAACAAGCGTCTTCGTGACCTGTCCGCACGCATCCTTGCCCTAGTGGACCTCATGCGCAATCTCAACGCGCGTGTGGACGAGGCGCTGGACGAGCACATCGCCATACTGGAGGCGATGCGGAAGGGAGACGTCTCTGTGGCGCAGAGGCTCCTTCAGGAGCACCTTGAGGGGGTGCGGCGCGCTATCATCTCGGAGATGAGCAGGGCAAAGGGCGAGGATCCCGCGAGGTCCGTGGCAAGTCTTGGTTAG
- a CDS encoding gluconokinase — translation MVNEGEACGKAMDSREAAPPFVMAIDVGTSAVRSVLVDAHARVVTTTLARAPVRVRVSASGASEIDVAELAESVWGCVDATLERGRALASLGSSSKNASVRGVAIATFVSSVCGLDKDSRPITPLFTWADTRGEEDAARLRDVVPHVEVYERTGCPLHTSYLTVRLSWLRRTRPELFGRVARWMTIGEYLESQLFGRARCSFSVASWAGLLDRARLAWDGSLLDLLGISPGQLSPLVDVDEPASGLQARFRERWPELADVPWFPAIGDGAAHNLGSGAGDSRNIALALGTSGALRVVEQGDPHVIPGLWVYKVDRRRSLVGGALSEGGNILAWLTSLLRLQPGQENGREGVAGEAAWEETVAAMAPDSHSLTVLPFVAGERSPGWHPGARATITGMSLATTPEEIVRACLEAVAYRFAEIAARLPATGENGRTIIASGGASRLRVWLQILADVLGRPVVQSQEPEPTARGAALVAWRALGAFRDGADPPAATGMVFTPDDARHSRYLEGLARHRALYVKLMDDSAQRRGD, via the coding sequence GTGGTGAATGAAGGAGAGGCCTGCGGAAAGGCAATGGACTCCCGCGAAGCGGCGCCGCCGTTCGTAATGGCGATAGACGTGGGCACCTCGGCTGTGAGGAGCGTGTTGGTGGATGCGCACGCGCGCGTTGTGACGACAACCCTGGCGCGGGCGCCCGTGAGAGTGAGGGTGTCCGCAAGCGGAGCGAGCGAGATAGACGTTGCGGAGCTGGCGGAGAGCGTGTGGGGTTGTGTGGACGCCACGCTCGAGCGCGGACGGGCTCTGGCGTCTCTGGGCTCGTCAAGCAAGAACGCCTCAGTGCGTGGTGTCGCCATTGCGACCTTCGTGTCGAGCGTGTGTGGGCTGGACAAGGACTCCCGGCCGATCACCCCCCTTTTCACCTGGGCGGATACGAGAGGCGAAGAGGACGCCGCCAGGCTCAGGGATGTCGTGCCTCACGTGGAGGTGTACGAGCGAACGGGGTGTCCTCTACACACCAGCTATTTGACGGTGCGGCTGTCCTGGCTGAGGCGAACGCGCCCTGAACTGTTCGGCCGAGTCGCGCGGTGGATGACGATCGGGGAGTACCTCGAGTCGCAGCTGTTCGGCCGGGCGCGATGCAGTTTCTCGGTGGCGTCGTGGGCCGGGTTGCTCGACCGGGCGCGTCTGGCATGGGACGGCTCGCTCCTGGACTTGCTGGGGATCTCACCCGGGCAGTTGTCTCCCCTGGTTGACGTGGACGAGCCAGCTTCGGGTCTACAAGCTCGGTTCAGAGAGCGTTGGCCGGAGCTGGCGGACGTTCCTTGGTTCCCGGCCATTGGAGACGGTGCCGCCCACAACCTCGGAAGCGGAGCTGGGGATTCACGAAACATCGCCCTCGCTCTTGGCACGAGCGGCGCGCTCAGAGTCGTGGAACAGGGCGATCCCCACGTGATCCCGGGGTTGTGGGTGTACAAAGTCGACCGTCGCCGGAGCTTGGTTGGGGGTGCGCTGAGCGAGGGCGGCAACATCCTCGCGTGGCTCACGAGCCTCCTTCGTCTTCAACCCGGCCAGGAGAATGGGAGGGAGGGCGTGGCCGGGGAGGCGGCATGGGAGGAGACCGTGGCCGCAATGGCGCCGGACTCGCACTCTCTCACGGTCTTGCCCTTTGTGGCGGGTGAACGCAGCCCGGGATGGCATCCCGGAGCGCGTGCCACCATTACGGGGATGAGCCTTGCGACCACCCCCGAAGAGATAGTGCGAGCATGCCTTGAGGCAGTGGCATACAGGTTCGCGGAGATAGCGGCCAGGCTCCCTGCCACCGGTGAAAACGGGAGGACTATCATCGCGTCGGGAGGGGCCTCGCGATTACGCGTGTGGCTACAGATACTTGCGGACGTGCTGGGGCGGCCGGTTGTGCAGTCCCAAGAGCCGGAGCCGACTGCGAGGGGGGCGGCGCTCGTTGCGTGGCGAGCGCTGGGGGCCTTCCGGGACGGCGCGGACCCTCCCGCCGCCACCGGCATGGTCTTCACACCTGACGACGCGAGGCA
- a CDS encoding GNAT family N-acetyltransferase, giving the protein MESVRLGEIMAEDIDSLNQMCVPSGVCADELSKLLQESRAAQLHALEMGARVFGAFLEGEPVGRVEVMPIEAAPLPLEGEGLWVIRCLWVLEKARGRGIARSLMELALKASERARGTAVLTYPDWMPTGFFERFGFAVVGWGGSGIVLLRSSDPGARVTFVPVVRKAESSGSEVRVEAVLNARCPWMARYYRTRLAHARSISDRVTTEEYVVHTREDALRFGEENLYVDGKPAFAGLAGLDELERVVRERLAAKGLD; this is encoded by the coding sequence ATGGAGAGCGTCAGACTGGGTGAGATCATGGCTGAGGACATCGACTCTCTGAACCAGATGTGCGTCCCGTCGGGAGTCTGTGCAGACGAGCTCTCAAAGCTCCTGCAGGAGAGCCGCGCGGCACAGCTGCACGCCTTGGAGATGGGCGCGAGGGTGTTCGGAGCGTTCCTGGAGGGAGAGCCTGTCGGCCGTGTCGAGGTCATGCCCATCGAGGCAGCCCCGCTTCCGCTGGAAGGGGAGGGTCTGTGGGTCATCAGGTGCCTTTGGGTTCTCGAGAAGGCGAGAGGTCGGGGAATCGCGAGATCCCTCATGGAGCTCGCCCTGAAGGCTTCGGAAAGAGCTCGGGGAACGGCGGTGCTTACCTACCCTGACTGGATGCCCACTGGGTTCTTCGAGAGGTTCGGCTTCGCCGTGGTTGGGTGGGGTGGCTCTGGCATCGTCCTTCTGCGATCGTCCGACCCAGGCGCTAGGGTCACGTTCGTCCCTGTCGTGCGGAAAGCGGAGTCCTCAGGCAGTGAGGTGAGGGTGGAGGCGGTCCTCAACGCGAGGTGCCCGTGGATGGCTCGCTACTACCGGACACGCCTTGCCCACGCAAGATCCATTTCTGACAGGGTCACCACCGAAGAGTATGTCGTCCACACACGCGAGGACGCCCTCCGGTTTGGGGAGGAGAACCTCTACGTTGACGGAAAGCCTGCGTTCGCAGGGCTTGCGGGCTTGGATGAGCTGGAAAGGGTGGTCAGGGAGCGCCTTGCGGCCAAGGGCTTGGACTGA
- a CDS encoding aldo/keto reductase has product MERRPLGSTGLHVSRLCLGTLTMGPLQAKLPLKQGASLIRAAVEAGVNFIDTAELYGTYEYVREAIAGDDGLSASDRERIVVASKSYDYTYDGMRLAVERALRSMGLDHIDIFLLHEQESALTLKGHQEALRYLVRARQAGQVRAIGVSTHHVACVRAATLMPEIDVIHPLLNRSGIGIADGTVSDMLEAVREARFAGKGIYSMKALGGGALLGDVEGSLAWTLALPFVDSVAVGVKTLDELCMDLAIFEGRTPDDALRSRTRQNKALIIEPWCTGCGTCVARCTHGALTISRGSGRAVVDTTRCVLCGYCQVACPEFCMKVV; this is encoded by the coding sequence ATGGAACGTAGACCGCTCGGGAGCACAGGACTTCACGTCTCGAGGTTGTGCTTGGGCACCTTGACCATGGGGCCGTTGCAGGCGAAGTTGCCTTTGAAACAGGGGGCATCGCTCATACGTGCGGCGGTGGAAGCCGGGGTCAATTTCATCGACACAGCCGAATTATACGGTACATACGAATATGTCCGTGAGGCGATCGCAGGAGACGACGGGCTGTCGGCCTCCGACCGGGAACGAATCGTGGTCGCTTCCAAGTCCTACGACTATACTTATGACGGGATGAGGCTGGCGGTGGAGCGGGCGCTCCGGTCCATGGGCTTAGACCACATAGACATCTTTCTTCTTCACGAGCAGGAGTCGGCGCTCACCTTGAAAGGGCACCAAGAAGCCCTGCGGTACTTGGTTCGTGCGCGACAGGCCGGGCAGGTGCGGGCGATCGGTGTGTCAACCCATCATGTGGCTTGTGTGAGAGCCGCGACCTTGATGCCTGAAATAGACGTGATACATCCCCTTCTGAACAGGTCGGGAATCGGTATAGCCGATGGGACGGTCTCCGACATGCTGGAGGCGGTGCGGGAGGCGCGCTTTGCCGGGAAAGGCATCTACTCCATGAAAGCGTTGGGCGGCGGCGCCCTGCTCGGCGACGTGGAGGGCTCGCTCGCATGGACGCTGGCCTTGCCCTTCGTCGATTCGGTAGCCGTCGGAGTGAAGACCCTCGATGAGCTATGCATGGACCTCGCCATCTTCGAGGGTCGAACCCCCGACGACGCGCTCCGCTCTCGCACACGCCAGAACAAGGCGCTCATCATTGAGCCGTGGTGCACCGGCTGCGGAACATGCGTCGCCAGGTGCACGCACGGGGCGCTCACTATATCGCGTGGTTCGGGGCGGGCCGTGGTGGACACGACGCGGTGCGTGCTCTGCGGTTATTGCCAGGTGGCGTGTCCTGAGTTCTGCATGAAGGTGGTCTAG
- a CDS encoding penicillin-binding protein 2 yields the protein MPGERAQRIRRGLPLVLLASFTVLMVRMAFVQLVIGEDLAELGRDQRAVILAKVPARAPIYDRNMRILTGEFASRAVVVFPDTVKAREAVARMVARFTGGSWEAVLSRLDSPAAIYTQVAAEPLRDGRTDGIDHATLDEAFRDPGVVIVEQAVRYHPDGIGAHVLGYLDPSGTRGIAGVERLLDRYLAGGIPGRIAVYADAKGRPLRGLGVRWLQGEFVGGGVRLTIDRDIQALVEEVMDDSIERGAVVVMDPRTGEVLAMASRPTFRPGDIASAVGDPAAPLLNRAIMAYPPGSVFKVVVAAVAIETGAASLYDTFYDPGYVDVGATRFRCYAHEQGGHGMIDLLDATAYSCNTAFITIGLRVGAARLLDFAEQLGLGSTTGVALPGEQAGVIPEAQSLSPQDVANLAIGQGRLSMTPLQVATVMSVIANGGLLQRPRLVREVLPGKAPDRRASGLVVEPAEPVRVFSEDTCRQVASMLEAVTRRGTGTAAWVEEGGSAGKTGSAETEKEDRTDSPTSHAWFAGFAPLSEPRLVIVVFVEEGMSGGKAAAPVFARIARRALEIYRPSE from the coding sequence TTGCCAGGGGAAAGAGCCCAACGCATTCGGCGCGGTCTCCCGCTCGTCCTCCTCGCGAGTTTCACCGTGCTGATGGTGAGGATGGCATTCGTCCAGCTCGTCATAGGAGAGGATCTGGCGGAGCTCGGCCGTGACCAGCGAGCAGTGATTCTCGCAAAGGTCCCGGCGCGTGCCCCGATTTACGATCGCAACATGCGCATACTCACGGGGGAGTTTGCGAGCAGGGCGGTGGTCGTGTTCCCGGACACAGTCAAAGCACGCGAGGCGGTGGCCCGAATGGTGGCACGTTTTACGGGCGGATCGTGGGAGGCTGTCCTGTCTCGTCTGGATTCCCCGGCTGCGATCTACACACAGGTGGCTGCGGAGCCCTTGAGAGACGGTCGAACCGATGGAATCGACCACGCGACCCTGGACGAGGCGTTCCGCGACCCTGGAGTTGTCATCGTCGAACAGGCCGTGCGCTACCACCCAGACGGCATCGGGGCTCATGTCCTTGGTTACCTCGACCCTTCAGGCACGCGTGGAATAGCCGGCGTCGAACGCCTCTTGGATCGGTACCTCGCTGGAGGGATCCCCGGCAGGATCGCGGTCTACGCCGACGCCAAGGGTCGGCCGCTGCGCGGCCTTGGTGTGCGATGGCTACAAGGAGAGTTCGTGGGAGGCGGGGTGCGGCTGACAATAGATCGTGACATCCAAGCCCTCGTGGAGGAGGTCATGGATGACTCGATCGAGCGGGGAGCGGTCGTGGTGATGGATCCACGGACAGGCGAGGTGCTCGCCATGGCGAGCAGGCCGACCTTTCGACCTGGCGACATCGCGTCCGCCGTCGGTGACCCTGCGGCACCCCTGTTGAACAGGGCCATAATGGCATATCCACCCGGCTCAGTGTTCAAAGTCGTGGTGGCCGCGGTCGCCATAGAGACCGGCGCGGCTTCGCTCTACGACACGTTCTACGATCCAGGGTACGTTGACGTCGGAGCCACGCGATTTCGGTGTTACGCGCACGAGCAGGGCGGCCACGGCATGATCGATCTCTTGGATGCCACCGCATACTCCTGCAACACGGCCTTCATCACCATCGGTCTACGAGTAGGCGCAGCGAGGCTGCTGGACTTCGCCGAGCAGCTGGGATTGGGCTCGACAACCGGGGTCGCGCTCCCGGGTGAACAGGCCGGCGTCATCCCGGAGGCGCAGTCGCTGTCGCCTCAAGACGTCGCGAACCTGGCCATAGGCCAAGGACGGCTCAGTATGACTCCGTTGCAGGTCGCCACGGTAATGTCCGTGATCGCCAACGGCGGACTGCTTCAGCGTCCCAGGCTCGTAAGGGAGGTGCTGCCCGGCAAAGCGCCCGACCGCCGTGCCTCCGGCCTTGTCGTGGAGCCCGCCGAGCCGGTGAGGGTGTTCTCTGAGGATACATGCCGACAGGTGGCCTCGATGCTCGAGGCCGTGACCAGACGGGGCACGGGGACCGCAGCGTGGGTGGAGGAGGGTGGTTCCGCCGGAAAGACCGGATCCGCGGAGACCGAGAAGGAGGACAGGACTGACTCGCCTACGTCCCACGCCTGGTTCGCGGGGTTCGCCCCTCTCTCGGAGCCAAGGCTCGTTATCGTGGTTTTCGTCGAAGAGGGCATGTCCGGCGGCAAGGCCGCGGCGCCCGTGTTCGCGCGCATCGCCCGCCGCGCTCTCGAGATCTATCGTCCCTCGGAATGA